The Urocitellus parryii isolate mUroPar1 unplaced genomic scaffold, mUroPar1.hap1 Scaffold_4481, whole genome shotgun sequence nucleotide sequence TATGTTAGAAGATTTTAGTTCAGAGACACACTGTTAATTTGTGACTTATTTCTtggaaggagtttttttttttttaatttgtaatttttttctaagtcttATTTAGAAGTTTCTAAGCACAGTTGAAAAATAAGCCTCCTACTCATTCTGTCTGGTTCTAAAACCAACTTTTTCTAAGTATGCACTCAAATAAACTAATTTGGGAATTTTCAAAGTTCCCTATTTTGGccaattcaatttaaaatcttCCCAGTTTACTTGGGCCTATTTGTCAATATATTTACATGAGAAGGATTCATGTATTATAAATAGAACCAGTTAGAGTTTCAAAAGGGGGCTATTTTTTCCCATGTCACCAGTTGGAATGGTAGCTGTCCCCTTGTGTGTCTCATTGTGGAACTTCATCCAGGTAAACTGACCAGGAGGGTTTCTCCCCAGAAGCATCCTTTGGAGGATGTTTAATTGTGCTAGAAAGtacctaaataaagaaaaatctgcaTTTGACTTAAGAGTGGAGATTTCAGACAAAATCTTAAGgttttgtgtttatatatgtcTCCTTTGCTTAACATGTGGCATCTCAAGATATTATACATCTCATGAAATCCCCCTGTAGGAAAACACTGACTCATACAAGATCAAGagaattatttgaatttataCAGTGTAAACTGTGGGTAAAAATGCAGAGTCTGGCATTTAAGAGAGGTTGGAtatgaactgtaaatcaaaaaaggCATGAGATAAAACTTTCACAGGATTATCTTTGAGAACaagtttcaaaaattaaaatacctaggTTCTAATGTATTAGAAATTCAGTGGCAAAATGCAGAATTGATCATTTAGTCAGAACTCACTGGGGTGGGCTGACAGGGTAGAGATGTGAAACACATAATGAAATTGTTCAGAGGGCTGACCACCTCAAAGGTCATTGGCAGAGTGGCCTCCAACCCCCGATAGCCCAAAGTGCTACCTTCTAAGAATTAGCAGCTGCTAGAATGCAAAAGTCTTTATagtgaaagtaaaaacaaagtgtCCTCCTAAACTCCATTCTGGTTAAGTGCTTCCATAACAGGAAAAGACAGCTTCAAGTGAACAGTGACTTTAAGCTCACAGACCTGGGAGATGTGTTCAAGGAcaaaactgaaaagcttttttGAACTTCTATTCAGTAGTTTCCCTGTTTGAGGCAATATGTTAAtgtcattatgaaatattttcctagGTCAAGTAGGCAAGCAAGTATGAAATGTCTATTATGAGGAAAATGTCATTCAGCATAAGAAGAGATTCaattataaaaccaaaaaaattaagtagaaataCCTCATTAGAATTAAAGTAGAAATATCAATATGAacttgtgattaaaaaaataataaatccctTATGGTGCTCTGTACTTAAATGGCCAAGAAGCAGTGTCCCTCTGGCAGCATGAGTGTGTGAAGTCCCTATGTTGGTCACAAACACCAGTCCTCATAACCAGAGTCCCTGGAAGAAATTTCTCTTCCATGTCATGGGCAGGGGAGGAACAGTGTGGGCCAGAAAGCACAGAAGCTCtaaaaaattaatggaattgTGGGAAAGgcacagtggtgcccacctgcaatgccaacaactcaggaggctgagacaggagagatcacaagtttgaggccatgcTTGGTAACATAAAAAGggcttgagatgtagctcagtgaataCCCTTGGCTCCCATCCCTAGTACGacccacacaaaaaaattaataaaattttgtcaaaagGATATCTTTAAATGGGCTCCCAGGAGCCATAGGTATGCCATTTGAGCCCCCccaaataatcataataatcatGATCCATAGAAACACATTAATCTATAAAAATTCTAGAGTctatggctggggttgtagctcagtggtagagcacttgcctagtgcatgtgaagcactgggtttgatcctcagcactacattataataaataaataaagatattgtatccatctacaactaaaaaaattctagagTCTATTACcattcttaaaacagaaaaatattcaaaagttatCACAACTAAAATAGCTATGACACTaattcttcagttttaaaaatcaagagaattGAGCCTATATACTATTTTCAGTATGGGCTGTGTTTGTAAGGGAATGGGTTTAGTTAATGTGCATATAgttaaattcttctttatagaAGTATACCTAATAACAATAGAAAACTATCATTAAACCATCCCCAATGAAATTACCTGTTTATGTGGGAATTTTCAATCACGGATGAAACATTGTCACATGTGACTAGATAGATACCCCTTTCAGAGGAGCTGAAAGAATGAGCTGTGGTTCCTCAAGAAGTGAACACTGAGGTTGTGTGCCTGCAGGCTAATGAATGTTTACAGGAAGGCAAATTTTTTTGACCTGCAGCTAGCTTTCATAATAAAGTGGTCAGGAAGTAACTGATCCTTTGTGATTTCTATCAcatccaataaaaacaaaaacaagcccaGGAATCCTGTGTGACCAAACTGGCTTGAATTAGTTTCTCCACAGCTACCTGGAGTAAGATAGGGTAAGATGGTGGGAAGAGCAATATTCTAACCTCAATGGCTCCTTCTGTAGTCTCCACTCAGTCCCAGGTCATTAACCTGCCAGGCAGGCTGTCATCGGAGTTACTGGGTCTTTGCTCATGGCAATGTAGTCTGAATGTTCGATCCTCTTCTAGACCTTAAGACAAGAGATCATTTTGAAGCTATCAAATGTCTTCTTAGCAATCTGATATAATCTGAGTGTTCACAGGTGCTATatcaacttgtttttattttcctccctgGGTAAACTCTATAAATAATGTGTAAACTAAATAATCTGTGAAAACAGACGATAAATccaaacaaaaagacaaagtaaCTGGACCCAAATTAAGGTTTAGAAGACAGAACTGCATTATTACTACtggagcatgggaagaagggACAGACCTGAGCATGTGATATTAAGCCACCTGCAGAGAGAGAATTACAAAAAGAGGCCATTGACTTCCTGTTTCCTCATACTGGCAAGTCTGTGCTTGCTGCCTGTGGAGTCATACTTCCTAGGCTTTCAGGACTCACGCTGTGTAGACTGAAGATTCCTGGTTGTCCAGGAAGGGCTTTATAATTGTCACCTCTGCCCCAGAGTTTGCTGTAATAGAATTGCCAGTGAAGCTGAGACCAACAAGGCACTGACTACAGCCCTGACAATCGGTATCAACGTCATCTTAAAAGTTAGTTCCAATTCATTAGGATCTTcaaattctatttcattatttgaaatgaaaaatgtttttagcTTTTTAGAATTATTTGTGGAGAATAttatatgtgattatatatattatatcaagTTTTTGAAGATGTACTGCTaacattttagctttttttttttttttggtggtactggagatggaactcaggaccttatacatgccaggcacattctaccactgaagtatatccccagtcccactTTTAATGTAATTGTTTTATATCAGCCCAACTCAGTTTGCACATTTTCACTATGTGGCTTATTATTTTAAAGCCAACCTTCTTGCAGTTATGTGATTATATTGCTGTTTTCCAACACACACCAAATACCATGGCCACAGATGgatatggtggcatacacctgtaatcccagctacttaggaggctgaggctggagaatcacaagttcaaggccagcctaggcaactcacTGAAACCCtatcacaaatttttttttttttttaaagctgggactgtagctcagtgttagagcacccctaaattcaattctcagtactgcaaaatTCTAAAAGTCATAAAGTTGGTGACTGAAGACGCCAAATGTGGTTTCTAGTCCTTAGGACTGAACATTGCCATGCATGCCGCTCTCTTAGAATATAACAGGCATTCACTGAGAGCTGTGGAAATATACATATTTCTAGAAAACATAACTCAAGTAGGATAAAGGAGTGTTAGGAAATTCCCAGAACTAGGAGTCAGTATTGCCCAGGAAGTCTTCTGTCTCCAAGTCTGGGGGGATTAAATAATTGGTCAGACCGTATTTTGATAAAGCTACTACTTATAAACTATTACTCTTGAGTGCTCTTTTTGCTAACAGTAGACACTGGATGTGGTAAACTTAAAGGAACCAAGGATCTGAACAAAATCTTGTCTGGAATTTAGTTCTTCATAACTGACCTCAATGTTGCAGGAAAGTAAGAATTGGGTTCCAACAGAGGAAAATGCACACCTTCCCGTTGCTTCAGCCATTCATCTTGCATTCTTGCTGTTGTTTTTGAAGAACTCAGCTATGTGGAAGGGAAGCATGACAGCTGAGATCTTCCTGTGGCCCTGAGTGAGGTGTCCCATCAGTCTCTACTTGGCTCCTAATGACTGCTCAGCTAGCAGTCTGTGGCTCCCATAGCAACTCCAGAGGCCACGTGAGCATTCACACTCACTGCTTGTATTTAGTCACAAGTCTGTCTCTTCAGACAAAGCTCTGGCTAGCAGAAAGTACTGGGCAGACCTCATCTCCTTATGTTCTTGCTTACCTGAGCTTGTTTTTCTCTCGGGGACTCCTCCGCAGTATCTGTTCCTGGTCCTGGCAGCTCCTGTGCTTAGATGGGCTTACTTCCACTGCCGCCACTTGGTGGGCTGGCAAATCTTCTGATGGAGGTATGGAATATCTTCTTGCTTCTTCCTCAGTTCGAGACTGACAGGATGGGATCTTCGAAAGGAAGACAAAAACTCAAAACCACAAACCCTGAGAGAAGGAGGCCTGAGGTGGTTTCAGTGGttatgatataaataaagcagttGGAGTGGCTAAACCTAATGAAACAACCTATGGATCCTAGTGTTGATTCCTTGAACAAAACTCTACTCCACTTTAGGGAACTGTGGAAGAATGAGCCCAAGGGAGCCTGTTTGGCACTGTACCTAGTTGAGTCCATCCTGCCATGGCCCCAGATCAGTGTGGCAGGCAGGGAGGTGAGGTGACCTGGTCCTGCTAAATACCAGGTGTTTCACAAATTCTGCACCATGACCATGATACTTCCTCTATAAAAGGTCCTACCTGCTTCACACTGTGTGAGGCCCAGAGAAACAGGAACAGTGACGCAGGGGCATATACATTCTGAACAGCTGGGACTGTAGCACTTTCCTAAGAAATTGGCCTTCTGACTCTTCACTTCCTCAGGAAATCCTAATAATTTTCAAGGAATTATAGTTTTCACCTATAATGTCTTTCATATTGTTCTGCAGTTCCCTAGCAAATAAAGCAAGATATTTAGGCATGttcatataacaaatatttaaatcatttattgCCATTTAAGTTACAGCATTTCAATGTACATACTGCATGGAAATACACAGAtagtttttcaaacactgaagaTCAGATTTTAGGTATGTGTTAAGTTGTTGGATATCTTGCAGTCATTAAAGTCAAGAAGTCTGAGTATTTAAATGTGAGTATTATAAAATTTTGCTGTTCAGTTTTTCATTAAGCAAATCCCAACAGATAATATGTGTATGAATACAGATAAAACCATCATTGGAAATTATTAAGTTAATTGCATATTTTGAGCTActctatgaagaaaaaatattcagtactTGTAAGGCAGCAGAGAGTTTGTTTAGGGACTCCCAGCTATATCTATAAAAATGGTACAGTTAGTAAAAATAGcattccacatttcctcctaTTCATGCTGATGGAATCTGTGACTCTGCAGAAGTAGCTGGGGTGCTGTCCTTTCAAGAGCTTGTTCCTTCCACTTCTATGCAGATGCCTTTTTAGTCATCCTGGaaataatcacaaagaaaaattcaatgaGAAAACCCTGCTCCAAGTGACTTTAGAAGACAGCTTTCCATATGCTTATTTTAACTTAAGATTTTACAAAAACTGAAATATCCTATTTTCATGTTAAATAAGTCAGGTTTTTCCACCTAGCATCCCAGCTCCCCACTGCCACTAGCACAAGGTCTTGGTTTCTTTCTCCCCAATTTCTCCAAGCAAAGTAATTCAAATCTGCTTACTCATATCTGATAAGCCGTCCTCCCTGAATGAGCTGGGCTACTTCGTTTGTTGCATGGCATGCAAAGAGAAGCCAGTTTCGAGGCTGCACCTTGTAGGCAAATCTCATGAATGTCAAAGAATAGCAACAGAGGGCTGCAGAAACACCAAAGCAAAAAACATCAATAACTTACCATCTAGATAGCTTAGGGCTGAAGGGACCAGAGACCAATGGGTCCACAGCATTAGCCAAAAAAGGACACTCTTCTGCTAAAACCCATGGCAGATCATAAAAGGTACTATAAAAGGTACTGCCTCTAGTAGAAAGCTCATGAAATATTTCACTGTACTGTGGAGGCATTTTTGTTATCACTTAAACATTTTAGGAACATATATGTTAGCaagaataaatggaaacaaattcTTGACACATTTCTGCCTCTTAGAACTGTTTATAACCCATCATTTGAGAGAACTACTGTTTATGCTTTTAACAATAGTTTTATATTCAAACATCAGGGTTTCAAGTAAACTTGATGACACTCTTCCAAATCAAGTTTACAACATAAATCTATtggctgtgggggctggggttgtggctcagtggtagagtgcttgccttgcatgcatgaggcactgggtttgatcctcagcaccacatagaaataaagatattgtgtccacctaaaaattaaaaagaaatattaaaaaaaattctgttagtTGACTATCAGCATGATTAAGATGGCATATTTTTCAGCTCGGTATACTAAATCTTAAAGGTGAATGTTAATATTTCTTAAGTATTGAGGCCAAGCCCTTGTCCTGGAGCAGTGGCCTAGGAGGGCTGGAGTGCAGGCAGTGAGCATAAGCTGGGGCCGTGTGAGCCTGAAGTGTGGTGAGCAAGGCCAAGGCAAGCCAGGGCACTTTGGTCTGTGGACGTGTTGACATGTCAACATGCTGTGGCCCAGCACAGGCtggtaactaaaaagaaaattaagtgggGACAGACCAGAATGACGACTGCAGAAATGTTTGGGCTCAAGAGTTAACCAATAGTGTTGGTACTTTTCTAAAACCTGTTTAGCAGAAATTTGGACAAATAGCATTGATCCAAGAGCTTTGTAAACCCTTAGACTAGCACACTCAAGAGGCAACCTGCTATAGGGTCCCCTCTCATGCTTTCACTCTTGCCTTCCATTCTCTGTGAACTTCTTTCTTAGGATTTGTGAGACAAAAACCCAGAAGAAATTGGTAGTGAACTGCTTGGGTCTATTGCAATGCTGGAGAGCATAGTCCACAATTAAGAACTCTAACACATCGCTTGATAATAATGGAAA carries:
- the LOC144252508 gene encoding mitochondrial pyruvate carrier 1-like, with amino-acid sequence MKKSPEIISGRMTFALCCYSLTFMRFAYKVQPRNWLLFACHATNEVAQLIQGGRLIRYEMTKKASA